From one Amia ocellicauda isolate fAmiCal2 chromosome 17, fAmiCal2.hap1, whole genome shotgun sequence genomic stretch:
- the tctn2 gene encoding tectonic-2, with product MTLRLSHTVLLLVCLSLHVFVKDGCASVVFQPAFILASGPSVTAYLLGNTTGITVSLSAVTQSNTTGTISSPSCTASNTSQWQLIQETVGKNALKVTLHLNRSLLLCGSTDQTDCCAAAVLLPCVVEALQVSACLDNNSQATLLVQAEIYAQIPSNGTVSEVKTVIPNQAYQPLGPCPCNLTAGACDIRCCCDQECTPELVRLFESQCFSGVFGGNVSPPFDQQCSVQAANNAPDWFPFLCVQSPAANSPFLGLFYQGATVNPKTSPSFETPSLSVPLPPNGYKQGDPIFIVGNRYFTIPQQSLVGQCIQKAPVAYLQDFQSSCAVPLTNCGSSPSLCISASDLSVNIHNGFDSSITISVREEISSDPSAFVSNPKEVQTLSSTQTSLFPGGEPSSNSGNLFAGQSSICENVTLSLKYTFHWNGNNLTNVSVTQTIGRVCWDAGATLTQRFAAVFINGNGAALANSGNPGYQIGKPVIAGNGLMEINRTFINLWQPVGNGLCASAKTTPVLFGEDSSTGCFLRLNLQDLSNCSQLREMVHSGLAALVNATLVAKKGNSKVLNQTDWVHTKYVPPNITSTIEGQPGTCADVPSHLNIRINTSVVGVVGGVPQQEIQAVEVTFGVVTWQIQCGGGDPAACVNSTVVQSFPVSASVTFVAIPAQPLTPKTRFQINYTEYDCDRNDVCWPQLAFPLTRYYTGEPYSQSLAKGMILIFFFIVASVLGTPWNQIRQAWNNLF from the exons ATGACTCTGCGGCTAAGTCATACTGTTCTGCTACTTGTGTGTCTTTCTTTGCATGTCTTTGTCAAAGATGGCTGTGCAAGTGTTG TTTTCCAGCCGGCCTTCATCCTTGCCTCTGGACCCAGTGTGACTGCCTACTTACTGGGCAACACGACTGGTATCACCGTGAGCCTGAGCGCTGTGACACAATCCAACACAACTG GCACGATTTCTTCCCCTTCCTGTACAGCCAGTAATACTAGCCAGTGGCAGCTTATACAAGAGACTGTTGGAAAG AATGCATTGAAAGTGACGCTGCACTTGAATCGAAGCCTGCTGCTGTGTGGCAGCACTGATCAGACAGATTGCTGTGCAGCGGCGGTGCTACTGCCGTGCGTGGTGGAAGCCCTCCAGGTGTCAGCCTGCCTGGACAACAATTCTCAGGCCACCTTACTGGTGCAGGCTGAGATCTATGCCCAGATCCCCTCCAATGGAACTGTGTCTG AGGTGAAAACTGTGATTCCCAACCAGGCCTACCAGCCTCTTGGCCCATGCCCCTGTAACCTAACAGCTGGGGCCTGTGATATCCGCTGCTGCTGTGACCAG GAGTGTACACCGGAATTGGTGCGGCTGTTTGAGTCCCAGTGCTTCAGTGGGGTGTTTGGGGGGAATGTCTCGCCTCCCTTCGACCAGCAGTGCTCCGTTCAGGCAGCCAACAACGCTCCTGACTGGTTTCCATTTCTGTGTGTGCAATCGCCTGCTGCCAACAGCCCCTTCCTGGGGCTCTTCTACCAGGGAGCCACGGT CAATCCCAAGACCAGTCCTTCCTTCGAGACTCCATCTTTATCTGTGCCATTACCTCCTAATGGTTACAAACAAGGGGATCCCATTTTCATAGTGGGTAATCGGTATTTCACAATCCCACAG CAATCCCTGGTGGGTCAGTGCATACAGAAAGCTCCCGTGGCCTACCTGCAGGATTTCCAGTCCAGCTGTGCAGTTCCTCTGACTAACTGTGGGAGCAGCCCAAGCCTGTGCATAAGTGCTTCTGATTTAAGTGTCAACATTCACAATGGATTTGACA GTAGCATTACCATCAGTGTGAGGGAGGAGATCTCCAGCGACCCGAGTGCTTTTGTTTCTAACCCTAAGGAAGTTCAAACACTTAGCTCTACACAGACTTCTCTGTTCCCAGGAGGCGAACCCAGTTCAAATTCAG GGAACCTTTTTGCAGGACAAAGCAGCATATGTGAAAATGTGACTTTATCCCTCAAGTACACTTTTCACTGGAACGGGAACAACCTCACAAACGTCTCAGTGACCCAGACCATTGGACGGGTGTGCTGGGACGCAGGCG CCACATTGACCCAGAGGTTTGCAGCAGTTTTTATTAATGGAAATGGAGCAGCACTGGCAAACTCAGGCAATCCAG GTTATCAGATCGGAAAACCCGTTATTGCTGGAAATGGACTCATGGAGATAAACAGGACATTCATAAATTTGTGGCAGCCAg TTGGGAATGGTCTTTGTGCTTCAGCCAAAACAACCCCAGTTTTGTTTGGGGAGGATTCATCCACAGGCTGCTTCTTACGACTTAATCTCCAGGATCTGTCGAACTGCAGTCAGCTCAG AGAAATGGTTCACAGTGGCTTGGCTGCTCTCGTGAATGCAACTTTAGTAGCAAAAAAAGGCAACTCCAAAGTGTTGAACCAGACAGATTGGGTGCATACAAAGT ATGTGCCACCAAATATTACCAGCACCATAGAAGGTCAGCCTGGGACCTGTGCTGATGTCCCTTCTCATCTGAACATCCGGATAAACACCTCTGTGGTAGGGGTCGTGGGAGGGGTGCCTCAGCAGGAAATACAGGCTGTGGAAGTGAC TTTTGGTGTGGTCACATGGCAGATCCAGTGTGGAGGGGGTGACCCGGCTGCTTGTGTGAACAGCACTGTGGTTCAGTCATTTCCCGTCAGTGCCTCAGTGACCTTCGTTGCTATCCCTGCCCAGCCCCTGACTCCAAAAACCAG GTTTCAGATCAATTACACAGAATACGACTGCGATAGGAACGATGTCTGCTGGCCCCAGCTGGCATTCCCACTGACTAGATACTACACAG GTGAGCCCTACTCCCAGTCTCTTGCGAAAGGAATGATCCTGATATTTTTCTTCATAGTGGCATCTGTGCTTGGAACTCCGTGGAATCAAATCCGACAAGCATggaataacttgttttaa